A region of the Pricia mediterranea genome:
TCAAGGGCTGGTCTCCAACAATACAATCAAGGAAATGTATCTGGATATGGGACGGCCTTGGGGCGATATGTACGAAGTTGCCCTTTGGGAAGACATGCTCAAAGTCGTGGGCGACGAACTGTTTTATGCCTATGTGGTAGACAACCAAGCTATCGTAATTCCTGAGACTATTGATGCCATACGGGCATTGACAGGTATCGAAAGTGATGGTCAAAAATCCATCGTCAAAACCAACGAAAGTTTGGGAATCAGTTAAAAAAAAAGACAATGAAAACATATGAACATATCGTGGAACTCTTGGGGGATAAAGCATCCCACTATCTGGACCACGTGAGCGAGAAAATAACCAAAGACGAATTGCAACTGCCTGAAAAAAATGTGGTGGACAAGGTATTTTTGAACAGCGACCGGAATACACGGGTCCTCGGAAGCCTATCTAAACTTTATAATCACGGCAACCTTGCAGGAACCGGATATCTGAGTATTCTTCCGGTAGATCAGGGCATCGAACATAGTGCCGCTTTTTCCTTCTATAAGAATCCCGATTATTTTGACCCTGAGAATATCATAAAATTGGCCATCGAAGCTGGCTGCAATGGGGTGGCCTCGACCTTTGGGGGCCTCGGCCTTTACGCTAGGAAATATGCGCATAAGGTTCCGTTCATCGTAAAAATAAATCACAACGAACTGTTGACCTATCCGAACAAATATGACCAAACGCTCTTCGGTACAGTGAAGGAAGCTTGGAACATGGGTGCAACGGCAATCGGTGCGACCATCTATTTCGGTTCCGAGGAAAGTAATCGGCAGTTGAGGGAGATTTCCGAGGCCTTTGCGGAAGCACACAGTCTTGGAATGGCCACCATTCTCTGGTGTTACACCCGCAACGAAGCTTTCAAAACCGATACGGAAGACTATCATTCATCGGCCGATTTGACTTCACAGGCCAATCATCTTGGGATTACTATACAGGCGGATATCATCAAGCAAAAGTTGCCAACTACCAATTATGGATTCAAAAATATTGGATTCGGCAAATTTAACGATGCCATGTATGAAACCTTGACCACGGAACATCCCATTGACCTATGTAGGTTACAAGTGGCAAATTGCTATATGGGCAAAATTGGGTTGATCAATTCGGGAGGTGGCTCCAAGGGAGAATCCGACCTGACCGAAGCCATTATTACGGCAATCGTCAACAAACGGGCCGGAGGATCCGGTCTGATTCTGGGAAGAAAGGCTTTTCAGCGACCGTTCAAAGAGGGGGTTGAACTGTTACATGGCGTACAGGGCGTTTATTTAGAGAAGAAAGTAACCATAGCATAATGGATAATCAGGAATGTTCGATACGGAAATAAAATCACTGAAATCACTTAACCACTACCTGCAAAAATTGGTGGAAGATAGGTTATGGCTAAAAGTTATCATTGCACTGTTCCTTGGGGTCGGTCTTGGACTGTTGTTAAGTCCCCAAAATGGTTGGATAACCAAAAGCACTGCCGATGTTCTTGGCAATTGGTTGGCCCTACCTGGCATGCTCTTTCTCAAATTGGTTCAGATGATCATGATTCCCTTGATCGTTGCCTCCATCATTACAGGTATAGCAAGTAATGACAAGGAGAATCTGAAAAAGTTGGGTGGTGGGGTGCTCTTATATTTTATATCCACAACAATTATTTCGGTAACCATAGGTACAATCCTTGCCTTAATCTTTCGTCCTGGTAAGTATCTACATCAACAGGCCGTTGAGGATCATGAGGAGGCATTGGCCAATACTTCCGAAAGCACTGAATTATCATTCGGGATAAACGATATTCCAAATGCTATTACAAATTTGTTGCCCGACAATCCTTTGGCATCCATGGTAAGTGGCGAAATGTTGAGTATCGTCATTTTTACCATTATAATAGGTGTTGCCGTGTTGTCCCTTCCCGACGATTTGCTAAAACCTGTAAAATTATTGCTGAGTGCCATACAGGAAATCTGTATGACCGTGGTCAAGTGGGCCATGTTGTTGGTTCCAGTCGCCGTATTCGGATTAATGGCACAGCTGACCTCCAGTGTCGGTCTGAATTCACTTTCAGGTCTGGGCTTTTATGTGCTCGTCGTCTTGATAGGGTTATTGTTGTTGGTGGTAATTTACCTTATAGGTGTAAGCCTTTTAGGTAAGGGGAATCCGTTACAATTTTTACGTAAGATCAGGGATGTACAACTACTTGCATTCTCCACCACCAGCTCCGCCGCAGTAATGCCCCTTTCCCTTAAAACGGCTGAGGAAGAACTGGAAGTGGATCCTACCATTAGCAATTTCATAATACCCATTGGTGCTACCGTAAATATGGACGGTACGGCACTCTATCAGACCATAACCACCCTGTTTATTGCCCAAGCCTATGGATTGGAAATGGGATTGTTGAATGTCATTGTGGTAGTGGTTACCATCGTGGCAGCTTCCATTGGTACTCCGGCAATACCCGGAGGGGGCGTAGTGATTTTGGCTTCTGTACTGTCCGGTGCAGGTATACCAGCCGAGGGAATTATCATAATCATAGGGGTAGAACGGTTACTGGGAATGTTCCGGACGGCAGTTAACGTTACCGGAGACCTTACCGCCTGTATGGTGTTCAATCGATTTTATGGAAATCAGCCGGCCATAGGCTCAGATGGCGTATTAAAAAATCAAGAAGAGTATTCCACTGTTTAAAAACTAGAAAATGAAAAGAATGACCGATGACATGAATGTTTAACAAACAAAGATTGAACTATGGACACAAATATTAAACATATAGGCGTATTTACCTCTGGAGGCGATTCCCCTGGAATGAATGCAGCACTGTACGCCATTTCAAAAGCTGCCGAAATAAACAATATAAGATTAAGCGGTATCCGCAGAGGCTATGAAGGGTTGATCGACGGCGATTTTGTAAAGTTGAAACCTAATGAAATGCAAAAAATTGTCCATCGGGGCGGTACCGTATTAAAGACGGCACGAAGCTCACGTTTTTTGACTTTGGAGGGAAGAAAACTTGCTTTGAACAACCTTTTGAAAAACAAAATCGATGCCTTAATAGCGATTGGTGGCGACGGCACTTTTAAAGGTCTACTTGTTTTTTCGGAACTATGTGAACTACCCTTTGTGGGGATTCCCGGCACCATAGACAACGATCTGGCCGGTACCGATTTTACCCTTGGTTTTGATTCGGCGGTTAATACAGCCATTGATAATATAGATAAAATCAGGGATACGGCAGAATCGCATAACCGCATATTCTTGATCGAAGTAATGGGCAGGGATTGCGGGTACATTGCCATTAATGCCGGATTGGGGGTCGGTGCGGATGCTATTTTAATTCCTGAAAGTGGACAGGACTTCGTCCGTTTACTTGATAAGATTAAAAATTATGAAAGTGAAGATGCATTTATCGTAGTTGTTGCCGAGGGCGATGAACTGGGGGCTGAAATTACAGCATCAAAAATTAAGGAATTGAACCCCGAAGTAGATCTGCGCATTACAAAATTGGGTCACGTACAGCGTGGTGGTAATCCGTCTGCTCTTGATAGGATGTTGGGCATACGGCTCGGGGCAGCTTCCGTAACCGCCCTCATGAATGGTGAAAGAAATGTAATGGCAGGAATCCTTGATAACCAACTAAAATTTACCCCATTTGACAGCGTGGTAAAGCAGCATCAGGTAAATGAAGAGCTATATGAATTATTGAAAACTTTGAACACATAAAAGATGAAAACGACCGTATTCAGCACCCATCAATTTGAAAAACCGTATTTGGAATCTGCGAACAATGATACGCATGAACTCAAACTGCTCGAAGTACGATTATCTGAAAATACGGTTTCCTTGGCACAGCATGCTGAAGCCGTATGTTTATTTACGGGCGACGATGCATCGGCGCCTGTTTTGGAAAAACTAAAGGATCTCGGGGTAGCATATATAGCACTTCGTTCGGCAGGTTTCAATCATGTGGATATTAAAAGAGCAAATGAACTGGGCCTAAAGGTGGCAAGAGTTCCGGCCTATTCTCCTTATGCAGTGGCCGAACACGTGTTGGCTCTGATCCTAGGCCTGAACAGAAAGCTCACAAGGGCGCATAACAGGGTTCGGGAGCAGAACTTCTCCCTAAACGGATTAATAGGTTTCGATATGAACGGCAAGACCGCCGGAATAATAGGAACGGGAAAGATCGGGGCCGTCTTGACAAAAATCCTACATGGTTTTGGATGTAAGATACTGGCATATGATGTTGAAAAGGATGAGAAGTTGGTCAAAGACTATGGAGTCCAATATACGGACTGTAAAACGCTTTGTAGCAAATCCGATATCATCAGTCTTCATATCCCCTTGACTTCCGAAACAAAGCATTTGATCGATGATGACCATATTGCCTTAATGAAGAAAGGGGTCATGCTAATCAATACGAGTAGAGGGGGCCTAGTGGATACCAAAGCCGTCATCGAAGGATTGAAAACGGGTAGGATCGGATATTTTGGAATGGATGTTTACGAGGAAGAAGAAGGATTGTTCTTCGAAGACCGCTCGGACGAAATACTACAAGATGATGTCATTGCGCGTCTAATGACTTTCAACAATGTTTTGATAACCAGCCATCAGGCTTTTCTGACCGACACGGCATTGACAAATATTGCCGAGACCACAATCTACAATTTGGATTGCTTTGAGAAAGGAAAGAATTCTGAAAATGAAGTTTTTTAATTAAGAAAAAAATACGAACACAATAATTATATAAACTTAAAATATGGATAGAGTAAAGAATAAAGTGGCCATTGTCACGGGAGGTGCCTCCGGCCTAGGAAAATCAAGTGCTATTTTGTTGGCGCGGGAAGGAGCAAAAATAGTTGTAACCGATATAGATGAAGAAAATGGAAATGAGGTAGTTCAACACATAAGGAATAGTGGCGGTGAGGCCATATACATTGAACAGGATGTATCCAAAGAAAATCAATGGGAAATGGTTATCGAAACTACGCTCAAAAAATTTGGAAAGCTACATGTCGTAGCTAATGCCGCAGGTATTGGACTCGGTGGAACGGTAGAAGAAGTTAGCCTTGAAGATTGGAAAAACCTTTTGGATATAAATCTGAACGGCACCTTCTTAGGCACCCAATATGGCATCAAGGGGATGAAAGAGACCGGAGAGGGCGGCTCAATCATCAATTTCTCGTCTATCGAAGGACTTATTGGTGACCCCAATCTACCAGCATACAATGCGAGTAAAGGCGGTGTTACCATATTTACCAAATCTGCTGCGCTCCATTGCGCCAAACAAGGTTACAAGATTCGGGTCAATTCTATTCATCCAGCTTATATCTGGACACCGATGGTAGAAAATTTTCTGAAAGCCCAAGGTGATGTAGAAGAAGGTAAAAAACAATTGGAAAGTTTACACCCCGTCGGACATTTGGGAGAACCCGATGACATAGGTTATGGCGTAGTATATCTGGCCTCTGATGAATCTAAATTCATGACCGGCTCCGAATTGGTAATCGACGGGGGTTACACAGCACAATAAATATTATACCCAAAAAATTAGAAAGAATGAAAAATATACTTGTACCCACAGATTTTTCCGAAAACTGCACTAAAGCTGCCAATCTCGGAATAGCCATGGCCAAACTTTTTGATGCCGAAATCCATTTTTTCCATTTGATACAGACCCCTGTGGATTGGGTAAATCTGGACAAGCAAAAGGAAAAACGGTATCCTGAAACCTTAAAAAAAATCGGTAGTGCAAAATCCGCTTTACGCGAGCTGGAAAGGAAGGCCGAAAAGGAACATCTAAAATGTCAAACTTTCTTGCAATATCAGGTAAGCACCAGTAATATTTTAGAACATTCGGGGCATTTCGACCATGATTTTATCATCACGGGGAGCAGTGGCACCAAAGGCACGGTTAGGGAATTGTTCGGTAGCAACGTTGAGCAAATAGTACGAAAATCGGATGTGCCGGTAATCGTGGTCAAAGAGGAAGAGGTTTCATTTCCATTTAAGAATATCGTGTTCGTTTCTGATTTTGAAGAGGATGTAAGTGAAGCCTTTAAGCATGTAATCTCCATCGCTGACAAATGTAATGCACATATCCGTCTATTGCGCGTCAATACCAAAACGGATACTAATAGTATCGAAGCGGGACTAAATCCGATTAAAACTTTCCTTGAAAAGTTCCCAGACCTGAAAAATTATTCCATGTTCGTCAATAATGAACCTTCTGTAGAAACGGGGATCAATACCTTCTTAACCTATGAACCAGCTGATTTGATTGCCATGTGCACGCATGGAAATACTGGTTTTTTAAGCTTGTTTTCCAAAAGTATCGCAGAGGGTGTGGCAAATCATTCCACGCTTCCGGTAATGACGATTAAAATTTAAATAAACCATATCAAAATGTCGGGAAGCTTACTTCAAATACGAGAAAAACCCTTTTACAAATTATTGTTGGGAAGAACGATTTTGCCCCTTGTTACTATTTTGGGTATTGGTATCCTGTATGTTGTTTTAATGTCAATGGTCGATCATAAATCGTTGCCATTCCACATTATCATTGTAACAGCAGCATTGAGTAAGACCATCGTCATTACGATGACCACTTTAAAACGGTTATCAAAATTGATAAAAATTTGTCATTCATTGGAGCGATTGCTATGGGTTTTTGGTTTGATAATCATCATAAGTATTTTTTCTTTTGCGACTGATTATGCATGCCTTTTTCAATTCAGCCATTCTACATTTGAAGGCGTACCCGATTATTCAAATTCGTACCTGTACAATTTGTACCACTTTTTCTACTTCAGTGTGATAACTTTTTCAACGGTGGGCTACGGCGATATAATTCCAACGTCCGATGTAGCCCGGTTCGTTGTTATGCTCGAAATATTCTTAAGTTTTTTCTTGATCGTCTTCGCTTTGGCCAATATTAAAAAAATACACATCAATGGATAAGATAAATATCATAAAGGCAAGCGGCGAGAAAGCACCTTTTGAAATAGAAAAAGTGATACGTTCATTAGAACGGGCGGGTGCCGATAAATTGTTGGTCAAAGAGATAGTTCAAGATATTGATAAAAAAGTTCATGACGGAATGACTACCAAAAAGATATATCAAATGGCCTTTAACACATTAAAGAGAAGGTCTAGGGTTAGTGCTTCAAAATACAAGCTCAAAAAAGCTCTAATGGAACTGGGGCCATCAGGCTATCCCTTTGAAAAATTTGTTGGCAAAATTTTGGAGCACGAAGGCTTTGATGCAAAAGTCGGGGTGATCGTACAAGGAAACTGTGTACAGCACGAAGTGGATGTGATTGCCCAAAAGGAGAATAAACACTTTATGATTGAATGCAAATACCATAGTGACCAAGGACGGTTTTGCAATGTGAAAATCCCGCTCTACATCCAATCTAGATTTTTGGATGTCCAAAAGCAATGGGAAAAGCAAGAAAGCCACAAAAACAAATCACATCAAGGCGGTGTGTACACTAATACCCGTTTTACGACCGATGCCATGCAATATGGAAACTGTGTCGGGTTGATGCTGACCAGTTGGGATTATCCTAAAGGAAGAGCGTTAAAGGATAGAATAGACAAAGCTGGCCTGCATCCCTTAACCTCACTGACCACGATTACCAAATCGGAGAAATCGAAATTGTTGGAACAGGAAATCGTACTCTGTAGGGAAATAAAGGACAATCCCGATGTGTTGAAAAAAGTTGGGATTGATGGGGCCAGACGAAAAAAGATTCTAGCGGATTCACAAAGTCTATGCGAAACCCATCAACCAAACACTTGAATTATGACCGATAGCACTATTAATATCCATTTTTTAGGAGCGGCCGGTACTGTTACCGGCTCCAAATATCTTTTGGACACAGGGGATAGAAAAATACTTATCGATTGCGGTCTATTTCAGGGGATCAAAGAACTACGCTTAAAAAACTGGGAATATCCACCTGTAAACGTCAACGAAATTGATGCCGTATTGCTTACCCATGGCCATTTGGACCATACGGGCTATCTGCCAAGGTTGGTAAAGCAAGGCTTTAGGGGACCCATTTATGGCACCTACCCCACTCTGGACATCGCCAAGATTATATTGAACGATAGTGCCAAAATACAAGAGCAAGAAGCCGAACGTGCCAATAAGGAAGGGTATTCAAAGCACGATCCGGCAAAACCCTTGTATGATTTAAAGGATGTTGAAAAGACTATTCTGTATTTCAAGGGAGTACCGCCCGGCCAGTGGCTCCCCCTGTTAAAGAACGTAAAAGCAAGATTTCAGTATAACGGGCATATTCTCGGGGCAATCCATATTGAATTGGATGTGCAGGGTAAACGATTCGTTTTTTCAGGGGATATTGGTAGAACAAACGATTTGCTCTTGTATCCCCCAGTAAAGCCAAAAAGGGCGGATGTGTTGTTTATGGAATCAACGTATGGTGGCAGGTTCCATCCCGAAGAGGAAGAGGCCATCCCTCTCATAGAAAAATTGGTCAACGAAACCCTTACACGGGACGGTAGTCTTTTCATTCCAAGTTTTTCGGTTGAACGCGCCCAATTGATGATGTTGATATTTTGGAGGCTATTAAAAGAAAACAAAATTCCGAAAGTCCCCATGATAATGGACAGTCCCATGGGGGCCAATGTCTTGGAACTATTTCACAGAACGCGGGACTGGCATAGGTTGGAAGATGACGAGTGTGACAAAATGTGCTCCCACTTTACCGTTGTTAGCAGCTACCGTGAAACTATGGAACTGAGAAGTGATGATAAATCAAAAATTGTCATTGCCGGAAGCGGAATGCTCACAGGCGGCAGAATGTTGAACTATCTGGAAACCCAGGCACAAAATCCTGATAACACCTTACTCTTTGTTGGCTATCAAGCGGAAGGTACCCGTGGAAGAAAATTATTGGAAGGAGAAAAGGAATTAAAAGTGTATGGAAAGACCGTATCCTTCAAAATGCAAGTGGCCGAGATTGAAGGACTTTCGGCCCATGCAGACCATGCCGAATTGTTGGATTGGTTGAGTGATGTAAAGGAACCGCCAGAGAAAATATTTATAGTTCATGGCGAAAAAGAAGGGGCCGAGGCCTTAAAACAGGGAATCAAGGAAACCTATGGTTGGAATAGTGAAATTCCTCAACTCTATGGTATCGAAAAGTTAAAGTAGGTAAGAAATTACGAAAGAATAACATGGAAATGGAAAAAAAATCAAACATCCTCAAATACAAATCGCTAGGCATTTACACGCAAAATGAAAACGTTGTGTATATGCGAGAAGATTGTCATGTCTGTATTTCAGAAGGGTTTGAGGCATTGACCCGAATAAGGGTATCGAACATGAGCACCTCAGTAATTGCAAGCCTCCATATCATTACTTCGGATGTACTTAGGCAGGGCGAAATAGGGCTGTCACAAATAGCAGCAAAAAAACTCAACGTATCTGACGGCGAAACGTTATATGTATCCCATTTGGAACCCATTGAATCATTGAGTTTTGTAAGGGCGAAAATTTATAATCAAAGACTCGATTACAAAGCCTACACGGATATTATTACGGATATCATCGAAGGGGATTATTCAAACATCCATCTATCGGCATTCATTACAGCATGTGCAGGCGACCGAATGGATTTAGATGAAATCTCGGATCTTACCAAGGCAATGATTACCTCGGGAAAACAACTGGATTGGAAGAAGAAAATAGTGGTGGACAAACACTGTATCGGGGGGTTGCCGGGCAATAGAACTACACCTATCGTTGTAGCAATTGCCGCCGCTTACGGGTTGACCATGCCCAAAACGTCCTCACGGGCCATTACCTCGCCTGCTGGTACGGCCGATACCATGGAAGTATTGACGAATGTGACCCTTTCTGGCGAAGAAATCAAACGTGTCGTGGAACAGGAGGGCGGCTGTTTGGTATGGGGCGGCACTGCGGAATTAAGCCCAGCGGACGATATTCTTATCAAAGTCGAGAAAGCACTCGATATTGATAGCGAAGGCCAGCTAATCGCCTCCGTACTGTCCAAAAAAGCGGCTGCAGGTGCTACCCATGTGGTCATCGACATTCCTGTTGGGAAAACGGCCAAGGTGCGCAGTGAAGAGGCCGCGCAAAAACTCAAGGAACATATGGAAGCCGTAGGCAATGCAGTAGGGCTTAAAATAAAGGTGGTCATTACCGATGGCAGCCAGCCCGTGGGAAGGGGTATCGGCCCTAATTTAGAGGCGGTTGATGTGCTAAGTGTTTTGCAGAATAAGAGGGATGCGCCACAAGACCTAAAAGAACGGGCATTATTGTTGGCGGGGCACCTCTTGGAACTATCGGAAAAAGTGGAAACAGGAAAAGGCCTTGATACAGCGAAAGAATTGTTGGAAAACGGAAAAGCTTATCAAAAATTCGAGGCCATCTGCAAGGCCCAAGGAAGATTTTCAAAAACCTATGTTGCCCCTTACCAATTTGAGATGCATGCACCTAAACGTGGTAAGGTCAAAAAAATAAACAATCGAAAGATTGCAAAACTTGCAAAGCTATCGGGGGCGCCACAATCCAAATCGGCAGGCATTTCGATGAACGTCCGGTTGGGCGATGAGATAGAAAAGGGGGAATTGCTCTATATACTCCACGCGGAAACAAATGGCGAACTGAACTATGCCTTGGAATATTATGAGAATCATGATGATATAATTACAATCCAATAAAAAGAACTTATGCAAACGATATTGTTTAGCCTTCCCGGCAACCAAGAACTAACGGAACTCTTGGCAAAGAAAATGAATGCTGAAATCGGGGAATGTGCGATACGTAAATTTCCCGACGGCGAATCCTATACCCGTATCCTTTCCGATGTGAAAGGAAAATGTGTGGCAATGGTCTGTACCCTTCACGAACCCGATGAAAAGTTGTTGCCACTTTACTTTTTGAGCCATACGGCCAAATCATTGGGGG
Encoded here:
- a CDS encoding thymidine phosphorylase family protein, which translates into the protein MEKKSNILKYKSLGIYTQNENVVYMREDCHVCISEGFEALTRIRVSNMSTSVIASLHIITSDVLRQGEIGLSQIAAKKLNVSDGETLYVSHLEPIESLSFVRAKIYNQRLDYKAYTDIITDIIEGDYSNIHLSAFITACAGDRMDLDEISDLTKAMITSGKQLDWKKKIVVDKHCIGGLPGNRTTPIVVAIAAAYGLTMPKTSSRAITSPAGTADTMEVLTNVTLSGEEIKRVVEQEGGCLVWGGTAELSPADDILIKVEKALDIDSEGQLIASVLSKKAAAGATHVVIDIPVGKTAKVRSEEAAQKLKEHMEAVGNAVGLKIKVVITDGSQPVGRGIGPNLEAVDVLSVLQNKRDAPQDLKERALLLAGHLLELSEKVETGKGLDTAKELLENGKAYQKFEAICKAQGRFSKTYVAPYQFEMHAPKRGKVKKINNRKIAKLAKLSGAPQSKSAGISMNVRLGDEIEKGELLYILHAETNGELNYALEYYENHDDIITIQ
- a CDS encoding SDR family oxidoreductase → MDRVKNKVAIVTGGASGLGKSSAILLAREGAKIVVTDIDEENGNEVVQHIRNSGGEAIYIEQDVSKENQWEMVIETTLKKFGKLHVVANAAGIGLGGTVEEVSLEDWKNLLDINLNGTFLGTQYGIKGMKETGEGGSIINFSSIEGLIGDPNLPAYNASKGGVTIFTKSAALHCAKQGYKIRVNSIHPAYIWTPMVENFLKAQGDVEEGKKQLESLHPVGHLGEPDDIGYGVVYLASDESKFMTGSELVIDGGYTAQ
- a CDS encoding dicarboxylate/amino acid:cation symporter — protein: MFDTEIKSLKSLNHYLQKLVEDRLWLKVIIALFLGVGLGLLLSPQNGWITKSTADVLGNWLALPGMLFLKLVQMIMIPLIVASIITGIASNDKENLKKLGGGVLLYFISTTIISVTIGTILALIFRPGKYLHQQAVEDHEEALANTSESTELSFGINDIPNAITNLLPDNPLASMVSGEMLSIVIFTIIIGVAVLSLPDDLLKPVKLLLSAIQEICMTVVKWAMLLVPVAVFGLMAQLTSSVGLNSLSGLGFYVLVVLIGLLLLVVIYLIGVSLLGKGNPLQFLRKIRDVQLLAFSTTSSAAVMPLSLKTAEEELEVDPTISNFIIPIGATVNMDGTALYQTITTLFIAQAYGLEMGLLNVIVVVVTIVAASIGTPAIPGGGVVILASVLSGAGIPAEGIIIIIGVERLLGMFRTAVNVTGDLTACMVFNRFYGNQPAIGSDGVLKNQEEYSTV
- a CDS encoding 2-hydroxyacid dehydrogenase, coding for MKTTVFSTHQFEKPYLESANNDTHELKLLEVRLSENTVSLAQHAEAVCLFTGDDASAPVLEKLKDLGVAYIALRSAGFNHVDIKRANELGLKVARVPAYSPYAVAEHVLALILGLNRKLTRAHNRVREQNFSLNGLIGFDMNGKTAGIIGTGKIGAVLTKILHGFGCKILAYDVEKDEKLVKDYGVQYTDCKTLCSKSDIISLHIPLTSETKHLIDDDHIALMKKGVMLINTSRGGLVDTKAVIEGLKTGRIGYFGMDVYEEEEGLFFEDRSDEILQDDVIARLMTFNNVLITSHQAFLTDTALTNIAETTIYNLDCFEKGKNSENEVF
- a CDS encoding class I fructose-bisphosphate aldolase — translated: MKTYEHIVELLGDKASHYLDHVSEKITKDELQLPEKNVVDKVFLNSDRNTRVLGSLSKLYNHGNLAGTGYLSILPVDQGIEHSAAFSFYKNPDYFDPENIIKLAIEAGCNGVASTFGGLGLYARKYAHKVPFIVKINHNELLTYPNKYDQTLFGTVKEAWNMGATAIGATIYFGSEESNRQLREISEAFAEAHSLGMATILWCYTRNEAFKTDTEDYHSSADLTSQANHLGITIQADIIKQKLPTTNYGFKNIGFGKFNDAMYETLTTEHPIDLCRLQVANCYMGKIGLINSGGGSKGESDLTEAIITAIVNKRAGGSGLILGRKAFQRPFKEGVELLHGVQGVYLEKKVTIA
- a CDS encoding universal stress protein; the encoded protein is MKNILVPTDFSENCTKAANLGIAMAKLFDAEIHFFHLIQTPVDWVNLDKQKEKRYPETLKKIGSAKSALRELERKAEKEHLKCQTFLQYQVSTSNILEHSGHFDHDFIITGSSGTKGTVRELFGSNVEQIVRKSDVPVIVVKEEEVSFPFKNIVFVSDFEEDVSEAFKHVISIADKCNAHIRLLRVNTKTDTNSIEAGLNPIKTFLEKFPDLKNYSMFVNNEPSVETGINTFLTYEPADLIAMCTHGNTGFLSLFSKSIAEGVANHSTLPVMTIKI
- a CDS encoding ATP cone domain-containing protein, translating into MDKINIIKASGEKAPFEIEKVIRSLERAGADKLLVKEIVQDIDKKVHDGMTTKKIYQMAFNTLKRRSRVSASKYKLKKALMELGPSGYPFEKFVGKILEHEGFDAKVGVIVQGNCVQHEVDVIAQKENKHFMIECKYHSDQGRFCNVKIPLYIQSRFLDVQKQWEKQESHKNKSHQGGVYTNTRFTTDAMQYGNCVGLMLTSWDYPKGRALKDRIDKAGLHPLTSLTTITKSEKSKLLEQEIVLCREIKDNPDVLKKVGIDGARRKKILADSQSLCETHQPNT
- a CDS encoding potassium channel family protein gives rise to the protein MTTLKRLSKLIKICHSLERLLWVFGLIIIISIFSFATDYACLFQFSHSTFEGVPDYSNSYLYNLYHFFYFSVITFSTVGYGDIIPTSDVARFVVMLEIFLSFFLIVFALANIKKIHING
- a CDS encoding MBL fold metallo-hydrolase RNA specificity domain-containing protein; this translates as MTDSTINIHFLGAAGTVTGSKYLLDTGDRKILIDCGLFQGIKELRLKNWEYPPVNVNEIDAVLLTHGHLDHTGYLPRLVKQGFRGPIYGTYPTLDIAKIILNDSAKIQEQEAERANKEGYSKHDPAKPLYDLKDVEKTILYFKGVPPGQWLPLLKNVKARFQYNGHILGAIHIELDVQGKRFVFSGDIGRTNDLLLYPPVKPKRADVLFMESTYGGRFHPEEEEAIPLIEKLVNETLTRDGSLFIPSFSVERAQLMMLIFWRLLKENKIPKVPMIMDSPMGANVLELFHRTRDWHRLEDDECDKMCSHFTVVSSYRETMELRSDDKSKIVIAGSGMLTGGRMLNYLETQAQNPDNTLLFVGYQAEGTRGRKLLEGEKELKVYGKTVSFKMQVAEIEGLSAHADHAELLDWLSDVKEPPEKIFIVHGEKEGAEALKQGIKETYGWNSEIPQLYGIEKLK
- a CDS encoding ATP-dependent 6-phosphofructokinase gives rise to the protein MDTNIKHIGVFTSGGDSPGMNAALYAISKAAEINNIRLSGIRRGYEGLIDGDFVKLKPNEMQKIVHRGGTVLKTARSSRFLTLEGRKLALNNLLKNKIDALIAIGGDGTFKGLLVFSELCELPFVGIPGTIDNDLAGTDFTLGFDSAVNTAIDNIDKIRDTAESHNRIFLIEVMGRDCGYIAINAGLGVGADAILIPESGQDFVRLLDKIKNYESEDAFIVVVAEGDELGAEITASKIKELNPEVDLRITKLGHVQRGGNPSALDRMLGIRLGAASVTALMNGERNVMAGILDNQLKFTPFDSVVKQHQVNEELYELLKTLNT